The following proteins come from a genomic window of Brevibacillus antibioticus:
- a CDS encoding sulfite exporter TauE/SafE family protein, whose product MDVLLLLLMGSLGFVGSFFSGLLGIGGAIISYPMLLFIPPALGVAQFSPQEVSVISMSQVFFASLSGVLAFRKRNGRNSPLIHKGLVRDMGGSILAGSLIGAALSQYLSNESINVVYGILAIIAVILMLVKNRGTEAAAGEVTYNRFIAAGAAFAVGIVSGIVGAGGAFILIPIMLTVLKIPTRVTIASSLAIVFISAIGGVIGKLSGGQIPLLPVLYTVIGSVLGAPVGSMVSAKIDVKYLRYGLIVLICGTAIKIWSDIL is encoded by the coding sequence ATGGACGTCTTACTGCTTCTGCTCATGGGCTCTCTCGGTTTTGTCGGCTCCTTTTTTTCCGGATTGCTCGGGATTGGCGGAGCGATCATTAGCTATCCGATGCTCCTGTTTATACCACCGGCACTAGGTGTGGCGCAGTTTTCTCCCCAGGAAGTTTCGGTGATATCGATGTCTCAAGTATTTTTCGCGTCACTGTCTGGCGTACTGGCTTTCCGCAAAAGAAACGGGAGAAACTCGCCCCTGATTCATAAAGGACTTGTCAGAGATATGGGGGGAAGTATCTTGGCGGGCAGCCTGATTGGTGCGGCTCTCTCCCAATACTTGTCGAATGAAAGCATCAATGTGGTGTACGGGATACTGGCGATCATTGCCGTGATTTTGATGCTCGTGAAAAATAGGGGAACAGAAGCGGCGGCAGGGGAAGTCACATACAACCGATTCATTGCTGCTGGTGCTGCGTTTGCTGTGGGAATCGTATCCGGGATTGTCGGTGCAGGGGGAGCGTTCATCCTCATTCCGATCATGCTGACCGTGTTGAAAATACCTACGCGCGTGACAATTGCCTCATCTTTGGCCATTGTATTCATCTCCGCAATAGGTGGTGTAATCGGGAAGCTGTCGGGTGGGCAAATTCCGCTCTTGCCCGTTTTGTATACGGTCATCGGAAGTGTTTTGGGGGCACCGGTGGGCAGTATGGTCAGCGCCAAGATCGATGTGAAATATTTGCGTTATGGCCTGATTGTGCTGATCTGTGGAACGGCGATCAAGATTTGGAGTGACATTCTATAA
- a CDS encoding metal-sensitive transcriptional regulator has protein sequence MDYNYSDDVKRRLKRIEGQVRGVLKMMDEQKNCKDVVAQLSAVRNASDKAIAQIVAENLQRCLLEEQAAGGDTSKLVKEAVELLVKSR, from the coding sequence ATGGATTACAACTACAGTGACGATGTCAAAAGACGTTTAAAACGAATTGAAGGACAAGTCCGCGGTGTGCTGAAAATGATGGACGAGCAGAAAAACTGCAAAGACGTAGTAGCGCAGCTCTCCGCTGTTCGCAACGCTTCAGACAAGGCGATTGCCCAGATTGTAGCGGAAAACCTGCAACGCTGTTTGCTAGAAGAGCAGGCTGCTGGAGGAGACACGAGCAAGCTGGTGAAAGAAGCCGTAGAGCTTTTGGTTAAGAGCCGCTAA
- a CDS encoding rhodanese-like domain-containing protein encodes MSFTTILLLFGYAVIIWYIISRFLPVKGLENLKSDQFKKRVNQKSRVMLIDVREPHEYKAGHIPSAVNIPLSQLDQRAKEISSKNDILLYCRSGMRSKQAAKILKKQGIPQMAHLQGGFITWNGPTKKK; translated from the coding sequence ATGAGTTTCACTACGATTCTTTTGCTGTTCGGCTATGCGGTCATTATTTGGTATATCATCTCTCGCTTTCTTCCTGTAAAGGGATTGGAAAATCTCAAGTCAGATCAGTTCAAGAAACGGGTCAACCAAAAAAGCAGGGTGATGCTCATCGACGTACGCGAGCCGCACGAATATAAAGCGGGTCATATTCCATCGGCGGTGAACATCCCTTTGTCTCAGCTCGACCAACGCGCAAAAGAAATTTCCAGCAAAAACGATATATTGCTATACTGCCGGAGCGGGATGCGTAGCAAGCAGGCAGCAAAAATTTTAAAGAAACAAGGCATTCCGCAGATGGCTCATCTGCAAGGCGGGTTCATTACCTGGAATGGTCCGACGAAAAAGAAGTAA
- a CDS encoding sulfurtransferase TusA family protein, which translates to MADVVVDTKGLACPMPIVKAKKAMDGMQSGQTMEVLSTDKGSLNDFTAWVKQTGNELVSHEVENGVYKFLVKKL; encoded by the coding sequence ATGGCGGATGTTGTGGTAGATACAAAAGGTCTGGCTTGCCCGATGCCAATCGTCAAAGCAAAAAAAGCAATGGACGGAATGCAATCCGGTCAAACCATGGAAGTACTCTCGACGGACAAAGGCTCTCTGAACGACTTCACCGCTTGGGTCAAGCAAACCGGGAATGAGCTGGTTTCCCATGAGGTTGAGAACGGTGTGTACAAGTTTTTAGTGAAAAAGCTGTAG
- a CDS encoding MBL fold metallo-hydrolase gives MMEQQTNVQAMTAHELTQHLFAQEELFILDVRNTSDYENWRIEGHRVVSVNIPYFDLLDGVEGVLEKIPVKQKVLVVCAKEGSSIFVAEMLAEAGFTDVSYLQGGMKAWSEHLEPVKVGDLRDGGAIYQFVRIGKGCLSYMIVSGGEAAVVDSLRMTDVYEAFAAKHQWTIKHTIDTHLHADHISGGKKLADRVDASYWLPEKDAEEVTYSYRKLEEGQEIQVGTTKIAILPIYSPGHTIGSTSLIVDDVYFLTGDILFVASIGRPDLAGKAEDWVGDLRDTLYNRYKELPEHLVVLPAHFGSYTELGPMGVVSARLGDLYRNNPGLTIADESEFRHIVTHHLPPQPNAYQEIRQVNMGKLKPSEEEQQEMEVGPNRCAIHDK, from the coding sequence ATGATGGAACAACAAACAAACGTACAAGCGATGACAGCACACGAGTTAACGCAGCATCTTTTTGCGCAGGAGGAATTGTTTATTCTCGACGTTCGCAATACGAGCGATTACGAGAATTGGCGAATCGAAGGGCATCGAGTAGTGAGCGTGAACATCCCTTACTTTGATTTGCTGGACGGGGTGGAGGGTGTTCTTGAGAAAATCCCTGTGAAACAGAAGGTGTTGGTCGTCTGTGCAAAAGAGGGCTCGTCCATTTTTGTCGCAGAGATGCTAGCAGAAGCGGGCTTTACGGATGTTTCTTACCTGCAAGGAGGAATGAAGGCGTGGAGTGAGCATCTGGAGCCAGTGAAGGTGGGTGACCTCCGTGATGGCGGTGCGATTTATCAGTTTGTCCGCATTGGAAAAGGCTGCTTGTCTTACATGATCGTATCAGGAGGGGAGGCAGCGGTCGTTGATTCATTGCGGATGACGGATGTGTACGAAGCATTTGCAGCCAAGCATCAATGGACAATCAAGCACACCATCGATACTCATCTACATGCCGACCATATTTCCGGTGGAAAGAAGCTGGCAGATCGAGTAGATGCATCGTATTGGCTTCCAGAAAAAGATGCGGAAGAAGTTACGTATTCTTATCGTAAGCTAGAGGAAGGGCAGGAAATCCAAGTGGGCACAACCAAAATTGCGATCCTGCCAATCTATTCTCCCGGACATACCATCGGGAGTACGTCCCTGATTGTCGATGATGTGTATTTTCTTACGGGAGACATTCTGTTTGTTGCCTCGATTGGACGGCCGGATTTGGCTGGGAAAGCGGAAGATTGGGTAGGAGACCTCCGCGACACCCTGTATAATCGATATAAAGAGCTCCCTGAGCATTTAGTCGTGTTGCCTGCTCATTTTGGCAGCTACACCGAGCTTGGACCAATGGGTGTCGTATCTGCTCGTTTGGGTGACTTATATCGCAACAATCCAGGGCTAACGATTGCGGATGAAAGTGAATTCCGGCATATCGTTACGCATCATTTGCCGCCGCAGCCGAATGCGTATCAAGAGATTCGTCAGGTGAATATGGGAAAATTAAAACCGAGCGAAGAGGAACAACAAGAGATGGAAGTAGGGCCAAATCGCTGCGCCATTCACGATAAATAA
- a CDS encoding EamA family transporter: MRYILLVFLGACSYGILSTIVKLAYKQGYSPAEVIGGQMFLGFVLTWIPALFFLRTKPSLRQLLLLAVVGLTVGSTGILYYNALQYIPASIAIVLLFQFTWMGVLIEAVMTHRMPGKETIFSLLLLLTGTLLAGGIFESGGLAQFHILGVIFGLLSAVSFTLFILFSGKTAIAVNPWIRSSSMATGSFLLASLIYPPVFLFNGALLDGLFPYVLLLAFFGILIPTVFFNYGMPHIGPGMGAILGAAELPMAVLSSYVILNESVSILQVSGVVVILLGIILPEWLRQRNIRRNKATS, from the coding sequence ATGAGATACATCCTCCTGGTTTTTCTCGGAGCATGTAGTTACGGCATACTATCAACCATTGTGAAGCTTGCCTACAAGCAAGGCTATTCGCCCGCAGAGGTAATTGGTGGGCAAATGTTTTTGGGCTTTGTGCTGACCTGGATACCCGCTCTTTTTTTCCTGCGGACCAAGCCCTCCCTTCGCCAGTTGCTATTATTAGCCGTCGTAGGTCTGACTGTCGGTTCGACAGGAATTTTGTACTACAATGCCCTGCAATATATCCCAGCCTCGATCGCCATCGTCCTTTTGTTTCAGTTCACGTGGATGGGTGTACTGATTGAAGCTGTGATGACTCACCGGATGCCTGGAAAAGAGACGATTTTTTCCCTCCTCTTGCTGCTAACCGGGACCCTTCTTGCTGGAGGAATTTTCGAGAGCGGCGGATTGGCCCAATTTCATATCCTGGGTGTCATATTCGGTCTTCTCTCAGCCGTTTCTTTTACGCTGTTTATTTTGTTCAGCGGGAAAACCGCCATTGCTGTGAATCCCTGGATTCGTAGTTCCAGTATGGCCACTGGCTCTTTTCTGTTAGCCAGCCTGATTTACCCACCCGTTTTTCTATTCAATGGAGCATTGTTGGACGGTTTGTTTCCATACGTATTATTGCTCGCTTTCTTCGGTATTTTGATCCCGACAGTTTTTTTCAATTATGGTATGCCTCACATCGGACCAGGGATGGGAGCTATATTAGGAGCAGCTGAGCTACCTATGGCTGTACTCTCCTCCTATGTCATTCTGAATGAGTCTGTCTCTATACTCCAAGTGAGCGGTGTCGTGGTCATTTTACTTGGAATTATCTTGCCAGAATGGCTACGCCAGCGAAACATTCGAAGAAACAAGGCTACCTCATAA
- a CDS encoding DUF4275 family protein — MKLADRMKEKNTKTTELFIWGPYLREEWEKHFASHLTEEDKERIFLKNKDGYQGYLWHLFSNKLRDCLEREEADEAFQQVAHESYYVFYQLANEVLILENAAEFSVADLEKEYDVYVVDKDFTWTYVKTHETEWCGPYFCRK, encoded by the coding sequence ATGAAACTAGCTGATCGGATGAAGGAAAAGAACACGAAGACAACAGAGCTGTTTATTTGGGGACCATACTTACGGGAAGAATGGGAGAAGCATTTTGCGAGCCATCTGACCGAAGAAGATAAAGAGAGGATTTTTCTCAAAAATAAAGACGGCTACCAAGGGTATCTGTGGCATTTATTTAGCAATAAGCTGAGGGATTGTCTTGAACGCGAGGAAGCGGATGAAGCCTTTCAGCAGGTGGCCCATGAGTCGTACTATGTGTTTTACCAGCTTGCTAACGAAGTATTGATCTTGGAAAATGCTGCGGAGTTTTCTGTCGCGGACTTGGAAAAGGAATACGATGTGTACGTCGTGGATAAGGACTTTACGTGGACGTATGTGAAGACCCATGAAACCGAGTGGTGTGGGCCTTATTTTTGTAGGAAATAG
- a CDS encoding DsrE/DsrF/DrsH-like family protein, which produces MEKQKEKTTIVLFSGDLDKAIAAFIIANGAAAYDHDVTIFFTFWGLNTMRKDEIVKVEKGWLEKAFGWMMPRGAKKLGLSKMNMMGMGPEMIKHVMKKHNALTLPQLIELAQEQGVKLVACTMTMDLLGLKQEELLDGMEYAGVAAYLGDATQAKVNLFI; this is translated from the coding sequence ATGGAAAAACAAAAAGAAAAAACGACGATTGTGTTGTTTAGCGGTGACTTGGATAAAGCGATTGCAGCCTTTATTATTGCGAACGGAGCTGCGGCCTATGACCATGATGTCACGATTTTCTTCACCTTCTGGGGACTGAATACCATGCGCAAGGACGAGATCGTGAAGGTAGAAAAGGGATGGCTTGAAAAAGCGTTCGGTTGGATGATGCCAAGAGGCGCCAAGAAGCTCGGATTGTCTAAAATGAACATGATGGGCATGGGTCCAGAGATGATCAAGCATGTCATGAAAAAGCACAATGCCCTGACGCTTCCACAACTCATCGAGCTGGCTCAGGAGCAGGGAGTGAAGCTGGTCGCTTGTACGATGACGATGGACTTGCTCGGCCTCAAGCAGGAGGAATTGCTCGACGGAATGGAGTATGCAGGTGTAGCTGCTTATTTGGGGGATGCGACACAGGCAAAAGTAAACCTGTTTATTTAA
- a CDS encoding DUF4870 domain-containing protein, translated as MDYRGVKVITHASTFFAPILVPILVWLLVQNRDAKNMALQALFFHIIMTVLLAISWFFTFLLIGIPFLIVFGLMAIYYPIKGIIYSLNGRPFSYPFVGGIGR; from the coding sequence ATGGATTATAGAGGTGTAAAAGTCATCACGCACGCTAGCACATTTTTTGCACCGATCCTTGTGCCCATTCTGGTTTGGCTGCTCGTACAAAATCGTGACGCCAAAAATATGGCGCTACAGGCTTTGTTCTTCCACATCATTATGACGGTGCTCCTCGCTATTTCCTGGTTCTTCACCTTCTTGTTGATCGGGATTCCGTTCCTGATTGTGTTTGGACTGATGGCGATCTACTATCCGATTAAAGGTATCATTTATTCCTTAAATGGACGCCCGTTTTCCTACCCATTCGTCGGTGGGATTGGCCGATAA
- a CDS encoding DedA family protein encodes MIVDMLSESVGQFGYFALFFMLWLGIVGMPIPDEVIVLSAGVLTSMGLLHVFPAFIATYLGVVSGLSLGYVLGRWLGAPALNWISRKKGMNKYVEQAQSLLDRYGSYALCISYFFPVVRHVVPYLVGIGKMTFPRYALFSYTTGFVWTLILFLLGHFMGNKVEMLTSYVALLNNRTVIFSVLGVLVLIIAAYYGFTVWRKQKSIAAAPQPLMIDPDRKE; translated from the coding sequence ATGATTGTCGATATGCTGTCCGAGTCTGTGGGTCAGTTTGGCTATTTTGCTCTTTTCTTTATGTTATGGCTAGGGATTGTCGGTATGCCGATTCCTGACGAGGTGATCGTGCTGTCTGCGGGAGTGCTGACCTCGATGGGACTTCTGCATGTTTTTCCTGCATTTATTGCAACCTATTTGGGTGTTGTGTCTGGGCTGTCATTGGGATATGTGCTCGGGAGATGGCTAGGTGCGCCTGCACTGAACTGGATTAGTCGCAAAAAAGGAATGAATAAGTACGTAGAGCAAGCGCAGTCGCTGCTCGATCGTTACGGAAGCTACGCGCTATGTATCAGCTATTTCTTTCCTGTCGTCAGGCATGTGGTTCCTTACTTGGTCGGGATCGGGAAAATGACGTTTCCACGCTACGCCCTGTTTTCGTACACAACCGGCTTTGTATGGACACTGATCTTGTTTTTGCTCGGTCATTTCATGGGAAATAAGGTGGAGATGCTTACTTCCTATGTGGCCTTATTGAATAATCGAACCGTGATTTTCTCTGTCTTAGGCGTACTGGTTCTCATTATTGCTGCTTATTATGGCTTTACCGTTTGGAGAAAACAAAAAAGCATCGCAGCTGCGCCACAGCCTTTGATGATCGATCCTGATCGAAAAGAGTAA
- a CDS encoding class I SAM-dependent methyltransferase has translation MMIDCHHPSSMKDRLMFFYNFLRSPGQVGSITPSSRALCKQMVAPIDWEQAHTIVELGAGTGIFTKWIEQKKKPEAVLISFEKETKMRNRLEPLFPDVRFHEDAVDLNRVLSEAGLDKADCILSGLPFANFPQELRDQIMDQVYHALKPGGVFVAFQYSLQMKKQLSSVFEQVSVKMVPLNLPPAFVYICRKDDGKGVG, from the coding sequence ATGATGATCGATTGCCATCATCCATCCAGCATGAAGGATCGGCTGATGTTCTTTTATAATTTTTTGCGGTCACCTGGTCAAGTGGGCAGTATTACTCCTAGCTCCCGTGCACTTTGTAAACAAATGGTTGCGCCTATCGACTGGGAGCAAGCACATACAATTGTGGAATTAGGAGCAGGAACGGGGATTTTTACGAAGTGGATCGAGCAAAAGAAAAAACCGGAAGCCGTACTGATATCCTTTGAAAAGGAGACCAAGATGCGCAACAGGTTGGAACCACTATTTCCCGATGTACGATTCCACGAAGATGCAGTAGATTTGAATCGGGTTCTTTCGGAAGCGGGATTGGATAAAGCCGACTGTATTTTGTCAGGATTGCCATTTGCCAACTTCCCACAAGAGCTGCGTGATCAAATTATGGATCAGGTATATCATGCGCTAAAACCAGGTGGAGTATTTGTCGCCTTTCAATATTCGCTGCAAATGAAAAAGCAGCTTTCCTCTGTATTTGAGCAAGTATCGGTGAAGATGGTTCCATTGAATCTGCCACCTGCCTTTGTCTACATTTGCCGGAAGGATGATGGCAAGGGTGTCGGCTAG
- a CDS encoding HD domain-containing phosphohydrolase, whose translation MYQKWRDRLFSTFLLLILGPTILICFLFYDQAKEAVFELYKTNMDADVGLVDERLLSLFQSIQKDTDELADRLAVRITEEPHFVKGKRNGFRREWTSQEHGVQHLFERFSRKQNVVGNIVFLGEDGRVFSLHEDKSWSADNQFMEREQWGTGENRVDFLTKREQEERPRSFFLEKRLESSNPKATGLLLVEINLDKLTDWICTDIVPKEYGIMVLSPSRTIMIHTDKAMIGKHVSALPHYEIVHRQWEQSNEKGLFSLLIEGKDIYVYRKVSEKSGAAYFEWLPREGINERLQRLNLIFFFTLFIVVLFACYVAHRLSKWIGEPIYSLVSATDSLLKGDFSIRVPIQGMKEITLLENKFNTMAEQMHALIIREREYSQQSLDQIVRSFYLAVEMKDPYTAGHSERVTHYALIIYDYLQQQEQLAISRDDLRYAGLMHDIGKVAIPDHVLLKTGKLSPDEYECMKTHSIISGEIVEQIENLSHISPGVRHHHERWDGKGYPDQLKGEEIPLIGRILAVADTFDAMTSTRSYRKAMSAEEAYEEILRCQETQFDPSIVSIFKKAFEDGAIQITQSADCKGRVSKDREIS comes from the coding sequence GTGTACCAGAAGTGGAGGGATCGATTATTTTCCACATTTTTATTGTTGATTCTAGGACCAACTATTCTTATTTGCTTCCTTTTTTATGATCAAGCCAAGGAGGCAGTGTTTGAACTATACAAGACGAATATGGATGCGGACGTGGGGCTCGTCGATGAGCGGCTTTTGTCCCTTTTTCAGTCTATCCAAAAGGATACCGATGAATTGGCGGATAGACTGGCCGTGCGTATCACAGAGGAACCACATTTTGTCAAAGGAAAAAGGAATGGCTTCAGGCGTGAATGGACATCGCAGGAACATGGCGTCCAACATCTATTCGAGCGTTTCTCCCGCAAACAAAACGTGGTAGGAAATATTGTTTTTCTCGGTGAGGATGGTAGAGTTTTCTCATTACACGAAGATAAGAGCTGGAGTGCGGATAATCAATTTATGGAACGAGAGCAATGGGGAACGGGAGAAAACAGGGTAGATTTTCTTACCAAAAGGGAGCAAGAGGAGCGCCCAAGATCATTTTTTCTCGAGAAGCGCCTGGAGAGCTCGAATCCAAAAGCTACGGGACTTTTATTGGTGGAAATCAATCTGGATAAACTGACTGACTGGATCTGTACTGATATCGTTCCAAAAGAGTATGGCATAATGGTCCTTTCCCCCTCTCGAACCATTATGATTCACACTGATAAAGCTATGATTGGAAAACATGTTTCGGCACTTCCACATTATGAAATAGTACACAGGCAGTGGGAACAATCCAATGAAAAAGGACTCTTTTCCTTACTCATCGAAGGCAAGGACATTTATGTATACCGTAAAGTGTCTGAAAAAAGCGGTGCTGCTTATTTTGAATGGTTGCCGAGAGAGGGGATTAATGAACGATTACAACGATTGAACCTCATCTTTTTTTTCACCCTTTTTATCGTTGTTTTATTTGCCTGTTATGTGGCTCATCGTTTATCAAAATGGATTGGTGAGCCGATCTATAGCTTGGTATCCGCCACTGACTCCTTGTTGAAGGGTGATTTCTCCATACGCGTCCCGATACAGGGGATGAAAGAAATAACGCTACTGGAGAATAAGTTCAACACCATGGCAGAACAGATGCATGCGTTAATTATCCGAGAGCGGGAGTATTCGCAACAGAGCCTGGATCAAATTGTTCGCAGCTTTTATTTAGCCGTAGAGATGAAGGACCCTTATACAGCAGGACATTCAGAACGAGTTACACACTATGCCCTAATCATTTACGATTATTTACAGCAACAGGAGCAGCTTGCAATATCACGAGATGATTTACGTTATGCTGGATTAATGCATGATATCGGAAAAGTAGCTATTCCTGATCACGTCCTTTTAAAAACAGGAAAGCTATCGCCTGACGAGTACGAGTGCATGAAAACTCATTCCATCATCAGTGGAGAAATTGTGGAGCAGATAGAAAACCTGTCTCATATCAGTCCAGGGGTACGGCATCATCATGAGCGCTGGGATGGAAAGGGTTATCCTGATCAGCTCAAAGGGGAAGAAATTCCACTGATTGGCCGTATTCTAGCCGTAGCAGATACATTTGATGCCATGACCTCTACGCGTTCCTATCGCAAAGCCATGTCAGCAGAAGAGGCATACGAAGAAATTCTGCGCTGCCAAGAAACACAGTTTGATCCTTCCATTGTTTCGATTTTTAAGAAGGCTTTTGAGGATGGAGCTATTCAGATTACACAATCGGCGGATTGCAAGGGAAGAGTTAGTAAGGATAGAGAGATTTCCTAG
- a CDS encoding NAD(P)-dependent oxidoreductase, which produces MKIAIVAASGKAGKVIMKEALDRGHQVTAIVRDASKIEQSDVAVIQKDVFDLTAADLNGFDVVVNAFGAPAGQEHLHVESGKALIEALKGAPSTRLLVVGGAGSLFVDEAKTLRLVETPEFPKAYLATAQKHGEYLHVLGESNGIQWTYISPSAFFDPAGEKTGAYRLGKDHLLVNASGQSYVSYADYAVAMLDEIENPKHQNERFTVGS; this is translated from the coding sequence ATGAAGATTGCAATTGTAGCAGCAAGCGGTAAAGCAGGTAAGGTGATTATGAAAGAGGCGTTGGATCGTGGCCATCAAGTGACAGCGATTGTGCGTGATGCATCCAAAATCGAGCAAAGCGATGTAGCTGTGATTCAGAAAGATGTGTTTGATCTGACAGCCGCAGATTTGAACGGCTTTGACGTAGTCGTGAACGCTTTTGGTGCACCAGCAGGTCAAGAACATCTGCACGTCGAGTCAGGGAAGGCTCTGATTGAAGCGTTGAAGGGTGCTCCTTCTACACGTTTGCTCGTTGTAGGTGGTGCAGGCAGTCTGTTTGTAGACGAAGCCAAAACACTGCGCCTCGTAGAAACTCCTGAATTCCCTAAGGCTTACTTGGCAACTGCGCAAAAGCATGGAGAGTACCTGCATGTATTGGGAGAGTCAAACGGCATTCAATGGACGTATATCAGTCCATCCGCCTTTTTTGACCCAGCAGGGGAGAAAACAGGTGCGTACCGACTCGGAAAAGACCATCTGTTAGTGAACGCTAGCGGACAGAGCTATGTGAGCTATGCTGACTATGCGGTGGCAATGCTCGATGAAATCGAAAATCCAAAGCATCAAAATGAGCGTTTCACAGTAGGCTCCTAA
- a CDS encoding sulfurtransferase TusA family protein: MSVQSNFSADKTLDCKGLACPMPIVRTKKAMEEMLPGQVMEVQATDKGSMADLKSWANNTGHEFLGTVQEGEVMKHFLRKASTHEVKEETNFLRTISNEELQKKLEANDKLTLIDVREPAEYAFHRIPVAIPIPLGVLGERLDELQPDDDIYIICRSGKRSDMACQLLAEKGFTKITNVLPGMSGWNGPVEKQ, translated from the coding sequence ATGTCTGTACAATCGAATTTTTCTGCTGATAAAACGTTAGATTGCAAAGGCTTGGCATGTCCAATGCCTATCGTACGCACAAAAAAAGCGATGGAAGAGATGTTACCGGGTCAAGTGATGGAAGTACAAGCGACTGATAAAGGCTCAATGGCCGATTTGAAAAGCTGGGCAAACAATACCGGGCATGAATTTCTGGGCACGGTTCAGGAGGGGGAAGTCATGAAGCATTTCCTGCGAAAAGCGAGTACCCATGAGGTGAAGGAGGAGACGAATTTCTTGCGGACCATTTCTAATGAAGAACTACAAAAAAAGCTGGAAGCCAACGACAAGCTGACACTCATTGATGTGCGAGAACCGGCAGAATACGCTTTTCATCGCATTCCTGTAGCCATTCCAATACCCCTGGGAGTATTGGGAGAGCGCTTGGATGAGCTACAGCCGGATGATGACATCTATATCATCTGCCGATCCGGCAAACGCAGCGACATGGCTTGTCAGTTGCTGGCCGAAAAAGGTTTTACCAAAATCACCAATGTGCTACCGGGTATGTCTGGCTGGAATGGCCCGGTAGAAAAACAATAA